GACGACTGCGGGCTCATCCTCTCCGCCATCGCCGGACACGACCCTGCCGACCCTGGCTCGCTGCCGCCCAGCGATGCGGCCTTCACGTATTCCCCCGAAGGTGGGACGTCGAGCTCACGGAAGAAGCCACTACGTGTGGGCTGGCTCAAGAATCAGTGGAAGAAGATGGATGCCGGTGTAGAGGCGGCTTTTAAAGCCGCCGTCGAGGTCCTGAAGAAGAACGGCTGTGACTTCTCCGACGCCGAGCTGCCCGACGGCAAGGGCGCCTTCGGCGCGGCCGCCGGGACGATTATTTCTGTCGAGGGCTGCTCCGCCTTCGAAGCGCTGATCGATTCCGGCCGCATCTCCGAGCTGGTGGACGACCAGGGCCGCCTCGGCGGCTACATCAACCGCCAGATCCCGGCCTCGGACTTCCTGCGCGCCATGCGCATCCGCGCCATCGTGCAGAAGAAGATCGAGGCGCTCTTCGAGAAGTTCGACGTGCTCTGCGCCGCCTCGCTGCCCGTGGCCGCCACCAAGCTGTCAGAAGACCTCGACAAGGCCCTCGACTTCGCCGACCCGATCGGCGGCATCGGCAACCTGTGCGGCCTGCCCGCCATCAGCGTCCCCTGCGGGTTTACGGAAGGGAAACTCCCGGTGGGCATCCAGTTCATCGGCCCGCCGCTCGGAGAGGACGCCGTCCTGCGCGCCGCCCGCACCTTGCAGCAGCACACCGACTGGCACAAGCAGCGGCCGCCGGTGGCGTAGCGCCGGCGTCTCGAGAAACGAGAAACCGGAAACTGGAAAGTGCGCAGCGAGAAACATGGATGTTATAATTTCCAAACCGTTAACAGTTCACTGTCTTACCGTAAACTGTCCCACCGTGGGCGCGTAGCTCAATTGGTAGAGCAACTGACTCTTAATCAGTAGGTTGAAGGTTCGATTCCTTCCGCGCTCACCACTCCAAACACCAGCATAAGCTCACGATGAGCCTCGACGCGTCTGTCGCTTGTCCCAGGTTTCGAGGATAAACATGGCTAACGTGAGCGCAGAGTGGGCGGTTAGGCGCGCGTGGCGAGGCTCAACTTTATACGTCTTCCTGCCTTGCCCGTGTGCCGACCCCTTGTGAGTGCGAAGGCCAGCGGTTCCATCCACAATAGAAGCGAGTCCACTGAGGATCTTCTTGAGGTCCTCGTCTTGGAACGACACTGGGTCAAGCTTCAGGTCCTTCCTTACGACATTCCACAGCGGCTTGATGCTCTCATCAGCGGGCATCGTAAGCCTTTCGTCAGCAATATAAAGCTTGAAGAGCGATTCCAAGAGAGCACAGGAAGCGGTGACTGCTGCAGGTGGGTCACGTTCTATATTCTCGAAGATGCGATCGAACTCGGATTGAAGTGCAGCCAAGTCTCTTGTCCGAATGATGTCTTCGACGCTGCGACTCACCACGCCGAGACCAGAACGAACGACGTGACCACCTTTCAAGTATGCGAGCGAATGTTCAGCAAGTTTTGCATTGATTTGCTCGCGTTCGGCAGAAAGGTCCGTGAGCACGCCGTACCCCGACGAGTCCACTTCCATGAATTCCTCCAGCGCTCTCCCCAAGGTGGAGAGCGGGTCGGTAATGGCAGAGTCGGTGTTCGCCCGCTTCAGCCAAGCTCGTGCTTTGTCTACCTTGTTGCCGAAAGGCGGGTCCCCGGTCAGCCCGGCCTG
Above is a window of Terriglobales bacterium DNA encoding:
- a CDS encoding amidase, whose amino-acid sequence is MASPNALHSDDALYSDDILYLSVRELGQRIRARKLSPVKLAESYLERSQTLGAKLNAYATLTPEITLKEAAATEREIAAGKYRGPLHGIPYAAKDLLAVAGYPTTWGARPFAGQKFDYDATVIERLRAAGAVLLGKAAMIELAGGMGYHFGNASISGPAHNPWNEECWTCGSSAGSGAIVAAGLAGFAIGTETWGSIVCPSAYCGVSGLRPTYGRVSRHGAMALSFSMDKIGPMARSADDCGLILSAIAGHDPADPGSLPPSDAAFTYSPEGGTSSSRKKPLRVGWLKNQWKKMDAGVEAAFKAAVEVLKKNGCDFSDAELPDGKGAFGAAAGTIISVEGCSAFEALIDSGRISELVDDQGRLGGYINRQIPASDFLRAMRIRAIVQKKIEALFEKFDVLCAASLPVAATKLSEDLDKALDFADPIGGIGNLCGLPAISVPCGFTEGKLPVGIQFIGPPLGEDAVLRAARTLQQHTDWHKQRPPVA
- a CDS encoding abortive infection family protein, which translates into the protein MKIPVPVIAVVSDVLARNYTHNRLDFLMEQAGLTGDPPFGNKVDKARAWLKRANTDSAITDPLSTLGRALEEFMEVDSSGYGVLTDLSAEREQINAKLAEHSLAYLKGGHVVRSGLGVVSRSVEDIIRTRDLAALQSEFDRIFENIERDPPAAVTASCALLESLFKLYIADERLTMPADESIKPLWNVVRKDLKLDPVSFQDEDLKKILSGLASIVDGTAGLRTHKGSAHGQGRKTYKVEPRHARLTAHSALTLAMFILETWDKRQTRRGSS